The genomic region ATCGTATTCCTTCGGCGACAGCTTGATTTCTCTGTCGTCCACCTTGACGATCCGCTTGACGAGATCGATCGAAAGACCGCCTGTCTGGAAGATTGCCTTTTCTCCCTGCTGCTGCAGCCGGTGGCGGAGCGCCACGCGAATGCGGGCCCCGAGCTCGTTGATTCCGAAGGGTTTCGTCACGTAGTCGTCGGCGCCGGTTTCAAGCGCCTTGACGATGCCTGTCTCGTCGGTGCGGCTGGAGAGGATGACGACAGGCATGGAAAGGCCATCCTCGCGCCATTCGCGCAGCAGGTCGTGACCTGGCTTGTCGGGAAGACCCAAGTCCAAAACCACGAGGTCCGGCTCACCATCTTTTACCGCTTGGCGGGCGCTGGCGGCATTCGGTGCCTCTTGAACCTCGTAGCCCTGCGCGCTGAGCCCGACGCGAAGCAGCTTGCGGATCGGCGGCTCGTCGTCGACGACGAGGATCTTCACGGCGGAATTGGTCATTTGAGCTCATCCAGCTTTGGAATGTCATCGGCTTCAGGCAAACGGATGGTAAAGACGGCGCCGCAGCGATCCTTGCGGTTTCCGGCATCGATGGTTCCGCCCATCGCTTCGATGAAGCCGCGGCAAATGGAAAGGCCGAGGCCCGTTCCGGCGCGCACCTGATCTCTCTTGCGGACGCGGTAAAAAGTGTCGAAAACGCGTGTCAGGTCAGGTGGGGGAATGCCCGGTCCTTCATCGGCAATCTGAATGACGACATTGCCAGCGTCGACAAAGCCCTCGATGCGGATTGCCGAGCCCTCGGGCGCATATTTAGCGGCATTGTCGAGCAGGTTGAAGAGCGC from Rhizobium gallicum bv. gallicum R602sp harbors:
- a CDS encoding response regulator transcription factor yields the protein MTNSAVKILVVDDEPPIRKLLRVGLSAQGYEVQEAPNAASARQAVKDGEPDLVVLDLGLPDKPGHDLLREWREDGLSMPVVILSSRTDETGIVKALETGADDYVTKPFGINELGARIRVALRHRLQQQGEKAIFQTGGLSIDLVKRIVKVDDREIKLSPKEYDILRVLAQHAGKVLTHQFLLKQVWGPAADVQYLRVYVRQLRQKVEQIPDQPQYITTETGVGYRLRERD